The following coding sequences are from one Odontesthes bonariensis isolate fOdoBon6 chromosome 10, fOdoBon6.hap1, whole genome shotgun sequence window:
- the LOC142390107 gene encoding kelch-like protein 10 has product MSENVSVYNELRLRQQLCDALIRAESVEFFVHKVILCNCSSYFRTLFTQWSTPDCYVFDIPNVAPHLMNLIIEFAYTGFIPVTPENIQELFVIADRFNVMGILHACGDFFDRQLTPQTCIGIWLLTDTYYYPEMIRKAFQIILNSFEEVLATSEEFPLLSVQHLVKIIQSDHLIVRQEETVFEAIMQWIAFAPEERREHSSLLLSNVRLALMSPDYITDNVVDNEVVKSNQECRMIVLKILEPFLDHMTSSYHKSTACRPLVPPRLPPALLLAIGGWSNGSPTNFIEAYDVRIDSWVNVAHTEQTPRAYHGAVFLDGSVYCVGGFDGVKQFSSVHRLELGTHTWQEVSPMHSSRCFVSVTVLDGYIYALGGYNGHERLQTAERYEPRSNQWTLIAPMHEHRSDASCTTLHGRVYICGGFNGRECLSSAECYNPYTNQWTLIASMGSKRSGIGVITYDKQIFAVGGFNGTKRLSSAEAYDPLTCKWHNMPSMLTPRSNFGISVINDRLFVVGGYSGVDTIFDVEFYDVRTHEWFDARDMEISRSALSCCVVSGNMAYYAATFNPPELQLPREEADEMEE; this is encoded by the exons ATGAGTGAAAACGTCTCGGTGTATAATGAGCTCCGTCTGAGGCAGCAGCTTTGTGACGCTTTGATCAGAGCGGAAAGCGTTGAATTTTTCGTGCACAAGGTCATCCTGTGTAACTGTAGCTCGTACTTCAG GACTCTCTTTACCCAATGGTCAACGCCAGACTGCTATGTCTTTGACATTCCCAACGTGGCACCTCACCTAATGAATCTCATCATTGAGTTCGCCTACACTGGCTTTATTCCTGTGACACCAGAAAATATCCAAGAGCTCTTTGTAATAGCAGACCGCTTCAATGTAATGGGCATCTTACACGCCTGCGGTGATTTCTTTGACAGGCAACTGACCCCGCAGACCTGCATCGGCATCTGGTTGCTCACTGATACTTATTACTACCCCGAAATGATACGCAAGGCCTTTCAGATCATACTGAACAGTTTTGAGGAGGTTCTTGCCACCTCAGAAGAGTTCCCTTTGCTCTCTGTGCAGCATCTGGTTAAAATCATTCAGAGCGATCATCTCATTGTGAGGCAGGAGGAGACTGTATTTGAGGCCATCATGCAATGGATCGCCTTTGCACCCGAAGAACGTCGAGAACACAGCTCTCTGCTATTGTCTAAT GTCAGACTTGCTTTGATGAGTCCAGACTACATCACTGACAACGTTGTTGACAATGAAGTTGTGAAATCAAACCAAGAGTGTCGGATGATTGTCCTTAAGATCTTGGAACCCTTCCTCGACCACATGACAAGTTCTTACCACAAGTCCACCGCCTGCCGACCATTGGTCCCTCCACGGCTGCCTCCTGCCCTCCTATTAGCTATCGGAGGCTGGAGTAATGGCAGCCCCACCAATTTCATTGAGGCATACGATGTTCGCATAGACTCCTGGGTCAACGTAGCCCATACAGAGCAAACTCCACGGGCCTACCATGGGGCAGTCTTCCTCGATGGATCGGTTTATTGTGTTGGGGGCTTTGATGGTGTGAAGCAGTTCAGCTCTGTGCACAGGCTTGAACTGGGCACGCACACTTGGCAAGAAGTCTCCCCAATGCACTCTAGCCGCTGCTTTGTCAGTGTAACTGTGCTGGACGGGTACATATATGCCCTGGGAGGTTACAACGGACATGAACGACTACAGACTGCAGAACGCTATGAGCCCAGAAGCAATCAGTGGACTTTAATTGCACCCATGCATGAGCATAGGAGTGACGCCAGTTGCACAACCCTCCATGGCAGG GTGTACATTTGCGGTGGCTTCAATGGGAGGGAGTGTCTGTCATCAGCTGAGTGTTACAACCCATACACCAACCAGTGGACACTGATTGCCTCCATGGGCAGCAAGCGCAGTGGAATTGGGGTCATCACCTATGACAAGCAAATTTTTGCA GTTGGCGGTTTCAATGGAACCAAACGTTTGTCCTCTGCTGAGGCTTATGACCCCCTCACGTGCAAATGGCACAATATGCCCTCCATGCTGACCCCTCGCAGCAACTTTGGCATCTCAGTGATCAATGACCGTCTGTTTGTCGTGGGAGGCTACAGCGGTGTTGACACCATCTTTGATGTTGAGTTCTATGATGTCAGAACTCATGAGTGGTTCGATGCCCGTGACATGGAGATCTCCCGCAGTGCACTGAGCTGCTGCGTAGTGTCTGGGAACATGGCTTATTATGCTGCCACTTTTAACCCTCCAGAGTTGCAATTACCCCGTGAGGAGGCCGATGAGATGGAGGAGTAA